In Streptomyces ambofaciens ATCC 23877, a single genomic region encodes these proteins:
- a CDS encoding DUF397 domain-containing protein encodes MADAEDKELRARKERERDELYSLDISGVEWHSAPGTEEHEERVEIAYLPAGAVAMRSSLDPGTVLRYTEAEWTAFVLGARDGEFDLEPTTRDGAAGKE; translated from the coding sequence ATGGCCGACGCCGAGGACAAGGAACTCCGGGCACGCAAGGAGCGGGAGAGGGACGAGCTCTACTCCCTCGACATCTCCGGCGTCGAATGGCACAGCGCGCCCGGCACCGAGGAGCACGAGGAGCGGGTCGAGATCGCCTACCTTCCGGCGGGCGCCGTGGCCATGAGGTCGTCGCTCGACCCGGGCACCGTGCTGCGGTACACGGAAGCCGAGTGGACCGCGTTCGTGCTCGGCGCTCGGGACGGGGAGTTCGATCTGGAGCCGACGACGCGGGACGGAGCCGCCGGTAAGGAATGA
- the rpsO gene encoding 30S ribosomal protein S15 yields the protein MSLDAAVKKQIISEFGTKEGDTGSPEVQVALLSRRISDLTEHLKTHKHDHHSRRGLLILVGQRRRLLQYLAKKDIQRFRALVERLGIRRGAAGAK from the coding sequence GTGTCGCTCGACGCCGCAGTGAAGAAGCAGATCATCTCCGAGTTCGGTACCAAGGAGGGCGACACCGGCTCCCCCGAGGTCCAGGTCGCTCTGCTGTCCCGTCGGATCTCCGACCTGACCGAGCACCTCAAGACCCACAAGCACGACCACCACTCCCGTCGTGGTCTGCTGATCCTGGTCGGTCAGCGCCGCCGGCTGCTGCAGTACCTCGCCAAGAAGGACATCCAGCGCTTCCGTGCGCTGGTCGAGCGCCTCGGCATCCGTCGCGGTGCGGCGGGCGCCAAGTAG